The following are encoded in a window of Rhodothermus bifroesti genomic DNA:
- a CDS encoding NfeD family protein — protein sequence MLRFLHCWLPLRWGAALMLWALMHQAARAEEGPVYVVAIEGMIDNVLVQYVDRALTEAEGADAALIVFHIDTFGGLLEAADRIRQRILDTPIPTVAWIDKNAASAGALIAYACDRIVMAPGASIGAATVVEGTTGEPAPDKYQSYMRGLMRATAEANGRDPRIAEAMVDPDVAIEGLVPAGKVLTLSATEALRWGVADALAATLEEVFQALGYSPHPIVTYAQTPLERGLRLLASPVLQTIFLLMMLVGLYIELQTPGVGLAGLVGGLGALLFFAPNYLMGLVEFWEVLLFLVGVGLLLVELLVLPGFGIAGIAGILCMLGGLLAALIGNIGFSFPSVRQLTSALLTLTATLVLFGVLLAVIGRYLPRTRRFQSLILTSGLSRSQGYTTRMIEAHLVGRQGRAVTPLRPTGVAEIDGQRLEVTTPGLFVPAGTAVEVVRVHGSRIEVRPLPAETA from the coding sequence ATGTTGCGCTTTTTGCATTGTTGGCTTCCTTTGCGCTGGGGAGCAGCCCTGATGCTTTGGGCCCTGATGCACCAGGCAGCTCGGGCTGAGGAAGGTCCAGTCTATGTCGTGGCTATCGAAGGGATGATCGACAATGTCTTGGTGCAGTATGTGGATCGAGCCCTGACCGAGGCAGAAGGTGCTGATGCGGCTTTGATCGTTTTTCACATCGACACGTTCGGGGGATTGCTGGAGGCTGCCGATCGCATTCGCCAGCGCATCCTAGACACGCCTATTCCTACAGTAGCCTGGATCGATAAAAACGCAGCTTCGGCAGGTGCACTGATTGCGTATGCCTGCGACCGCATTGTGATGGCGCCAGGAGCATCAATAGGGGCGGCTACGGTGGTGGAGGGCACCACGGGCGAGCCCGCACCGGACAAGTATCAAAGCTACATGCGGGGACTGATGCGGGCTACGGCTGAAGCAAATGGCCGTGATCCACGTATTGCTGAAGCGATGGTCGATCCAGACGTAGCCATCGAAGGGTTGGTCCCTGCTGGTAAAGTGCTCACGCTTTCGGCTACCGAGGCGCTTCGCTGGGGCGTAGCCGATGCGTTGGCTGCTACGCTTGAAGAGGTGTTCCAGGCGCTCGGCTACAGCCCTCATCCCATAGTGACCTACGCGCAAACACCGCTGGAACGTGGGCTGCGCCTGCTCGCTTCCCCAGTTTTACAAACGATTTTCCTGCTGATGATGCTGGTTGGGCTGTACATTGAGCTGCAAACCCCGGGCGTGGGCTTAGCTGGCCTGGTAGGTGGGCTGGGTGCTCTGCTGTTTTTTGCGCCCAACTATCTTATGGGCCTGGTTGAATTCTGGGAAGTGCTGCTGTTTTTGGTAGGCGTTGGGCTTTTACTGGTAGAATTGCTTGTACTTCCTGGATTTGGCATAGCCGGCATTGCGGGTATCCTCTGTATGCTGGGGGGATTGCTGGCGGCTTTGATTGGCAACATTGGGTTTTCGTTTCCTTCAGTCCGTCAGCTGACTTCGGCCCTGCTTACGCTAACCGCTACCCTGGTGCTGTTTGGTGTGTTGCTGGCGGTGATAGGTCGCTATCTGCCGCGCACGCGGCGCTTCCAGTCGCTAATCCTCACCTCCGGCCTCTCCCGAAGCCAGGGCTACACGACCCGCATGATCGAGGCGCACCTGGTCGGTCGCCAGGGACGGGCGGTCACGCCGCTGCGCCCAACTGGAGTGGCCGAAATTGATGGACAGCGTCTGGAAGTAACTACGCCAGGCCTGTTCGTTCCAGCCGGTACAGCGGTTGAAGTCGTCCGTGTGCACGGCAGCCGTATCGAAGTGCGTCCACTACCTGCCGAAACGGCCTAA
- a CDS encoding NfeD family protein: protein MELLLALLLILVGLALIVAEVYWIPGMNVAGIVGVVLVLFGLGYAFTASGWLTGLAVLAGTLVLGGVLFAMLWRSGSWKQFVLATSLKGSGTERLGENRARYLGREGIAVTPLRPVGIVEIDGERIEVATEGEYIAAGSRVKVVAMDRRRYFVRLASQPTLPNQT, encoded by the coding sequence TTGGAACTGCTGCTGGCTCTCCTGCTCATTCTTGTCGGCCTTGCCTTGATTGTGGCCGAGGTGTACTGGATCCCGGGGATGAATGTTGCCGGGATTGTGGGGGTTGTGCTGGTACTGTTCGGGTTGGGATATGCCTTTACTGCCTCAGGTTGGCTTACTGGGCTGGCCGTGCTGGCAGGTACGTTGGTGCTCGGGGGTGTGCTGTTTGCGATGCTTTGGCGTAGTGGAAGCTGGAAGCAATTCGTGTTGGCCACCTCCCTCAAAGGAAGTGGGACAGAGCGCTTGGGGGAAAACCGGGCACGCTACCTCGGTCGAGAAGGCATTGCCGTAACCCCTTTGCGGCCTGTAGGCATTGTAGAAATCGACGGCGAGCGCATCGAAGTGGCAACCGAAGGCGAGTACATTGCAGCGGGTAGTCGCGTAAAGGTAGTGGCTATGGACCGGCGCCGCTATTTTGTACGCTTGGCGTCGCAACCAACCTTGCCGAACCAGACTTAA
- a CDS encoding energy transducer TonB, with protein MSFRLCWAAILLIFVGCGRPSLPSGPPEGWQATEERWWRSGVDTTVAFRPLESLATMGLETGASATAASRGELLVEAVRRSLTPLFRVQPEIIDSLFRRYVAPKVAQATLTEDVEAEIDRLREESYRSLLRYFREPRPITRLGEEVPLIYPDSLVEKGVTGRVEMQVYLNAEGEPEAIWKLEGVHPVLDLLAMEATTQMRWQPAYVRQGNTWITVPSWVRFNIHYQIQGE; from the coding sequence ATGTCGTTTCGCTTATGCTGGGCAGCCATACTTCTGATTTTTGTAGGATGCGGGCGCCCTTCGTTGCCTTCTGGACCCCCAGAAGGCTGGCAGGCTACCGAAGAACGCTGGTGGCGTAGTGGCGTGGATACGACGGTGGCTTTTCGTCCCCTAGAATCGCTGGCAACCATGGGGCTGGAGACAGGCGCTTCAGCTACAGCTGCATCCAGGGGTGAGCTCCTCGTCGAAGCCGTGCGTCGTAGCCTGACGCCGCTATTTCGGGTGCAGCCCGAAATTATTGATTCACTCTTCCGTCGCTATGTTGCTCCAAAGGTAGCTCAGGCTACGTTGACCGAAGATGTAGAAGCTGAGATCGACCGGTTGCGCGAAGAAAGTTATCGCAGCCTGCTTCGATACTTCCGGGAGCCTCGGCCCATCACGCGTCTGGGGGAAGAGGTGCCGCTCATTTACCCGGACAGCCTGGTAGAAAAAGGCGTAACCGGCCGGGTCGAAATGCAGGTGTATCTCAACGCCGAAGGAGAACCAGAGGCGATCTGGAAACTGGAAGGCGTGCATCCGGTGCTTGACTTACTGGCCATGGAGGCCACTACGCAAATGCGTTGGCAGCCGGCCTACGTGCGCCAAGGGAATACATGGATCACTGTTCCTTCGTGGGTTCGCTTCAACATCCACTATCAAATCCAAGGTGAATAG
- a CDS encoding NupC/NupG family nucleoside CNT transporter, whose product MSWIALLRGLLGLAVILGFAYALSNNRRHINWRTVAGGLLLQIVLAILILKGREMGAWFAPLGWPKAFFAWVSSFFVLILRFTTEGARFVFGNLALSPGMQDSLGFFFAFQVLPTIIFFSSLMAILYHLGLMQRVVQGVAWVVSRTLKTSGAESLSVSANIFVGQTEAPLVVRPYLERMTRSELMAVMTGGMATIAGGVMAAYIQLLGDAYAQARGLALEAARLQFAEHLLGASVMAAPAALVLAKMLIPETGQPLTAGSVRVPLERTTRNVIDAAASGAADGLKLALNVGAMLIAFIALIALINHFLGWAGGLFGLELSLERLFGLVLAPVAWLIGIPWADAAQFGALVGTKLVVNEFVAYLNLSELIAQNALSPKAIVMATFALCGFANFSSIAIQIGGIGPLAPSRTSELAELGVRAVLAGTLANMMTATIAGVLVG is encoded by the coding sequence ATGAGCTGGATTGCCCTCCTACGTGGCCTATTAGGTCTGGCCGTTATCTTGGGTTTTGCTTATGCGCTTTCCAACAACCGGCGCCATATTAACTGGCGTACGGTGGCCGGAGGACTACTGCTGCAGATCGTACTAGCGATCTTGATTTTAAAAGGACGGGAAATGGGCGCTTGGTTTGCGCCCTTAGGCTGGCCTAAAGCGTTTTTTGCTTGGGTCAGCTCTTTCTTTGTGTTGATCCTGCGCTTTACGACCGAAGGGGCTCGTTTTGTTTTTGGTAACCTCGCCCTCAGTCCGGGCATGCAAGACAGCCTAGGCTTTTTCTTTGCCTTTCAGGTGCTCCCTACGATCATTTTCTTTAGCTCGCTGATGGCTATTCTCTACCACTTGGGCCTCATGCAGCGCGTGGTGCAGGGAGTAGCTTGGGTGGTCAGCCGTACGCTAAAAACCAGTGGCGCCGAGTCGCTTTCGGTATCGGCCAACATCTTTGTAGGCCAAACTGAGGCCCCCTTAGTGGTGCGGCCCTACTTGGAGCGCATGACACGTTCGGAGTTGATGGCGGTAATGACGGGCGGTATGGCGACGATCGCTGGAGGGGTGATGGCTGCCTACATCCAGCTCTTGGGGGATGCCTATGCCCAGGCCCGCGGCCTAGCCCTAGAAGCGGCCCGGCTGCAGTTTGCAGAGCACTTACTAGGGGCTAGCGTAATGGCTGCTCCAGCCGCGCTGGTGCTGGCCAAAATGCTGATTCCTGAAACCGGTCAGCCGCTAACGGCAGGCAGCGTACGCGTCCCCTTAGAGCGCACCACGCGCAATGTGATCGATGCCGCAGCTTCCGGTGCAGCCGACGGGCTTAAGCTGGCGCTTAACGTTGGAGCCATGCTGATTGCTTTTATTGCGCTCATCGCACTGATCAATCACTTTTTGGGATGGGCGGGCGGACTTTTCGGCCTGGAGCTATCGCTAGAGCGCCTTTTTGGTCTTGTCTTGGCTCCTGTAGCCTGGCTCATTGGTATCCCTTGGGCCGACGCTGCTCAGTTTGGTGCACTTGTTGGGACCAAGTTGGTCGTAAATGAATTTGTTGCCTATCTCAACCTTTCTGAGCTGATTGCCCAAAATGCCCTTTCCCCGAAAGCCATTGTTATGGCTACCTTTGCACTGTGCGGTTTTGCCAACTTTTCGTCCATTGCTATTCAGATCGGCGGCATTGGTCCCTTAGCGCCTTCACGCACTTCAGAGTTGGCTGAGCTAGGGGTGCGGGCTGTACTGGCAGGCACGCTGGCTAACATGATGACAGCAACAATTGCCGGCGTGCTGGTAGGCTAA
- a CDS encoding M1 family metallopeptidase produces MHRRNILWMVIGWVILVQAQAQPTAFAPLELPAPSLQRMASGEPGPAYWQQRVDYHIAATLDASTHRIRATQTVTYTNHAPVALEALWLQLDQNLFAEGSLGDALITPDSRWRGAFSGGGFQITRIEVIHNNRRYTPRYLIDDTRMRLALEEPLAPNGGQLKLEIDFGFTVPEYGADRMGRLQVARGTIYEIAQWYPRLYVFDDVHGWNVAPYLGQGEFYLEYGDFELELTVPRNFIVVATGKLLNPEEVLTPTQRQRLEQARQSADPVFIITPDEVGRPETRPSGSGSLTWRFRAENVRDVAWAASPAFIWDAASWQEVLVMSVYPHEGLGTPEQPGWEASTRYVRHSIAHYSEHWFPYPYPVAINVAGVVGGMEYPMIVFCSVRARGEALFGVTDHEIGHSWFPMIVGSDERRYAWMDEGFNTFINYYAHQAFYGSASRRSQLMEAAYIARMMQDTLLHQPIMTYPDHIRPQALGFVAYRKPGYGLRLLREYVLGPERFDEAFRTYIRRWAFKHPQPADFFRTIENVAGEDLDWFWRGWFYTTDLLDQAIDSVQVSPEETVVQLHNRQHLVFPVVLEATYADGRTMRHRFPVALWATGVRQQVRLPGSVVRLQLDPDGLLPDIDRTNNVWPRAATSGVTTP; encoded by the coding sequence ATGCATAGGCGCAATATTCTTTGGATGGTGATCGGTTGGGTCATTTTGGTTCAAGCACAGGCGCAGCCGACTGCTTTTGCTCCTTTGGAGCTACCAGCACCCAGCCTGCAACGCATGGCTTCGGGCGAACCTGGTCCAGCCTACTGGCAGCAGCGCGTTGACTACCACATTGCTGCCACGCTTGATGCTAGCACACACCGCATCCGTGCCACCCAAACCGTCACCTATACCAACCATGCTCCGGTGGCGCTAGAGGCACTTTGGCTGCAGTTAGATCAGAACCTATTTGCTGAAGGCAGCCTTGGGGATGCGCTTATTACACCTGATTCCCGGTGGCGCGGCGCATTCTCTGGCGGCGGCTTTCAAATTACTCGCATTGAAGTGATCCACAACAACCGCCGCTATACCCCTCGCTATCTGATTGACGACACCCGGATGCGACTGGCTTTGGAAGAGCCGCTAGCACCCAATGGGGGGCAGCTCAAGCTGGAGATCGACTTTGGCTTTACGGTTCCAGAATATGGAGCTGACCGTATGGGTCGGCTGCAGGTGGCACGCGGCACAATCTATGAGATCGCTCAGTGGTACCCCCGGCTGTACGTGTTCGACGACGTCCATGGGTGGAACGTAGCGCCTTACCTTGGGCAAGGTGAGTTTTATTTGGAGTATGGCGATTTTGAGCTAGAGCTTACCGTTCCTCGCAATTTTATTGTGGTTGCTACGGGTAAGTTGCTCAATCCAGAAGAAGTGCTCACGCCAACGCAGCGTCAGCGTCTGGAGCAAGCTCGCCAAAGTGCAGATCCGGTTTTTATCATTACCCCCGACGAAGTAGGCCGGCCGGAAACACGTCCTTCTGGATCGGGGTCGCTGACTTGGCGCTTCCGCGCCGAAAATGTGCGTGATGTAGCCTGGGCAGCCTCACCGGCCTTCATTTGGGACGCGGCCTCCTGGCAAGAGGTGCTGGTCATGTCGGTCTACCCACATGAAGGGTTGGGTACGCCAGAACAACCAGGCTGGGAAGCTTCTACGCGCTATGTACGCCACAGCATCGCGCACTACTCAGAGCACTGGTTCCCTTACCCTTACCCCGTAGCCATCAACGTAGCCGGTGTTGTAGGGGGGATGGAATATCCTATGATTGTGTTCTGCTCGGTACGGGCACGTGGAGAGGCCCTTTTTGGCGTCACTGACCACGAAATCGGACACTCCTGGTTTCCCATGATTGTGGGCAGCGATGAACGCCGCTATGCCTGGATGGACGAAGGGTTCAATACATTCATCAACTACTACGCTCATCAAGCATTTTACGGTAGCGCTTCACGGCGGTCACAACTCATGGAAGCCGCCTACATTGCCCGCATGATGCAGGACACGCTGCTGCATCAGCCGATCATGACCTATCCCGATCACATTCGCCCCCAAGCGTTGGGCTTCGTGGCTTATCGCAAGCCCGGCTACGGGCTACGCCTGCTACGAGAATACGTGCTGGGGCCAGAACGCTTTGACGAAGCCTTTCGCACCTACATTCGCCGCTGGGCTTTTAAGCATCCGCAACCCGCCGATTTCTTTCGAACCATTGAAAACGTAGCCGGTGAGGACCTCGACTGGTTTTGGCGTGGCTGGTTTTACACGACCGACTTGCTGGACCAGGCGATCGACAGTGTACAGGTAAGCCCGGAGGAGACAGTGGTGCAGCTCCATAACCGCCAGCACCTGGTCTTCCCCGTGGTGCTTGAAGCCACGTACGCCGATGGCCGCACGATGCGCCATCGCTTTCCAGTAGCCCTCTGGGCTACCGGCGTGCGCCAGCAGGTTCGCCTACCCGGAAGCGTCGTCCGCCTCCAATTGGACCCCGACGGCCTGCTTCCTGATATTGACCGCACCAACAACGTTTGGCCTCGAGCAGCCACTTCTGGTGTTACTACGCCTTGA
- the wrbA gene encoding NAD(P)H:quinone oxidoreductase, translated as MERTRVLVLYYSMYGHVEALAQEVAAGAAELEGVDVVIKRVPELIPEERARQIGVKLDQAAPVASVEELEHYDAILVGTPTRFGNMAAQMRNFWDQTGPLWARGALIGKVGSVFTASATQHGGQESTILSVHTTLLHHGMIVVGVPFSCAELTQIDELAGGSPYGAGTITGGDGRRMPSALERRIARFQGRYVAEIARQLKIGRLEAQTA; from the coding sequence ATGGAAAGAACGCGTGTGCTGGTGCTGTACTACAGCATGTACGGGCACGTTGAAGCCTTAGCGCAAGAAGTGGCAGCTGGCGCAGCCGAACTGGAAGGCGTCGACGTGGTGATCAAGCGCGTACCTGAGCTGATTCCAGAGGAGCGGGCACGCCAAATTGGCGTAAAGCTGGACCAAGCCGCACCGGTAGCTTCGGTAGAGGAGCTAGAACACTATGATGCGATCCTTGTGGGCACGCCTACCCGCTTTGGCAACATGGCAGCGCAAATGCGCAATTTTTGGGATCAAACAGGTCCCCTTTGGGCGCGTGGGGCGCTCATTGGCAAGGTAGGCAGTGTGTTTACCGCATCGGCTACGCAGCATGGTGGCCAAGAAAGTACGATTCTTTCGGTGCACACCACCCTTTTGCACCATGGCATGATTGTGGTCGGCGTGCCGTTTAGCTGTGCTGAACTAACGCAGATCGACGAGCTGGCCGGCGGTTCGCCTTACGGGGCTGGTACCATTACGGGGGGAGATGGCCGTCGGATGCCTTCAGCACTTGAGCGACGCATTGCCCGCTTTCAAGGACGTTACGTAGCCGAAATTGCACGCCAGCTTAAAATAGGCCGTCTTGAAGCCCAAACGGCTTAA